A genomic segment from Nitrospira lenta encodes:
- the flgN gene encoding flagellar export chaperone FlgN, translated as MPSVSTALSAQLVTILLRELAACQSLLETVEAERHAIKTLAIGDFHPINVRRLAILEQLQSIADARDQAVRQITAALSLSDSASSLHSLLDRWHGLESATVRRHHETLMATAKHVREEIKQNVVLIDGIRGFVEHALTAGAAALTDGNAYGRTGKPALAHPLSAVLYQQG; from the coding sequence ATGCCTTCGGTTTCAACGGCACTGTCAGCACAATTAGTGACCATTCTTCTCCGGGAACTGGCCGCCTGCCAGTCCCTCCTCGAGACAGTCGAAGCGGAACGTCACGCCATCAAAACCCTCGCCATCGGCGACTTTCACCCTATCAATGTTCGCCGCCTTGCGATACTGGAACAACTCCAATCCATTGCGGATGCGCGCGACCAGGCGGTCCGCCAGATTACCGCCGCCCTGTCGCTGTCTGATTCGGCCTCATCGCTGCACAGTCTGCTCGATCGCTGGCACGGTTTGGAATCGGCCACCGTTCGCCGACATCACGAGACACTGATGGCCACCGCCAAACATGTGCGGGAAGAGATCAAGCAAAACGTGGTCCTTATCGATGGCATTCGCGGGTTTGTTGAGCATGCCTTGACGGCCGGAGCAGCCGCTCTGACGGACGGCAATGCATACGGCCGGACAGGAAAACCCGCGCTCGCACATCCATTATCAGCCGTCCTCTACCAGCAGGGATAG
- the flgM gene encoding flagellar biosynthesis anti-sigma factor FlgM: MQISGSGRSDQLAKILLGTQETKGPSPQPQSSQKEAGNDRVQISDQAKELQRIRALGQTPDQERAARVEQIKNALEHGTYDVSGRKVGDALIKQVLTDAVL, encoded by the coding sequence ATGCAGATCTCAGGTTCGGGTCGGTCCGATCAACTGGCCAAGATTCTCTTAGGCACGCAGGAGACGAAGGGTCCGTCGCCCCAGCCGCAATCGTCTCAGAAAGAGGCGGGGAATGACCGGGTCCAGATCTCGGATCAGGCTAAAGAGCTGCAGCGCATTCGTGCGCTGGGCCAGACGCCCGATCAGGAACGGGCCGCTCGGGTTGAGCAAATTAAGAATGCCCTTGAGCATGGCACCTACGATGTGAGCGGCCGCAAAGTCGGCGATGCGCTTATCAAGCAAGTGCTGACCGACGCGGTGTTGTAA
- a CDS encoding rod-binding protein, with amino-acid sequence MNIHDSTQAQFLSSPVFTDPLGNQNDLSSLQVQGAPGDRKELLKAAKQYEAFFVSYLMKVMRETVHESEMSGKMGSYFYSFYDQEIGNRASESGGIGITQMVQEYIEKNYPPAAKVPDSENR; translated from the coding sequence ATGAATATTCATGATTCGACTCAAGCGCAGTTTCTTTCTTCTCCGGTCTTCACCGATCCACTGGGGAATCAGAATGACCTCAGCTCATTGCAGGTACAGGGGGCTCCAGGTGATCGGAAAGAGTTACTCAAGGCCGCCAAGCAGTATGAAGCCTTCTTTGTGTCCTATCTGATGAAGGTGATGCGGGAAACCGTTCATGAATCAGAGATGTCCGGCAAAATGGGCTCATACTTTTACTCCTTTTATGACCAAGAGATCGGAAATAGAGCATCCGAATCAGGAGGCATCGGGATTACGCAAATGGTTCAGGAATATATTGAAAAGAATTATCCGCCGGCCGCTAAAGTTCCAGACAGTGAAAACCGATAA